GTTCTCGGGGACTGCGAAGAGTTTCGCAAACTACCTCCGACGAAAGGTTCCAAGGAAGAACGGGAAGACCGTCGTACTCTTGGCCTTGTTCTCCTCCGTGGCGAAGAAGTGATTTCACTCATGGTGGAGGGCCCTCCGCCTCCCGACGAGTCGAGGCTCAAACCTGCTGGCGCTAATGCTGTTTCCGGCCCTGGAGTTGGTCGCGCGGCGGGCCGAGGTGTCCCCACTGGGCCGTTGATTCAAGCCCAGCCAGGACTTGCTGGGCCCGTGAGGGGCGTTGGTGGGCCGGCTCCTGGAATGATGCAACCCCAGATTTCACGCCCACCGCAGATCGCTGTGCCTCCGATGTCTTACCCACCTCAACCACAGGTGGTGAGGCCTCCAAACTTGCCGCCGCCAGGGGGATTTTCTGTGAGGCCGGGGATGCCAGGTGGACCTATGCCGCCTCCCCCACAACAGTTCAGACCTGGAGGTCCGCCTGGGCAGTTTGCTCCACCACCGCAGTATGGACAGAGGCCTCAGATGATGCCACCGCCTCAGATGATGAGGGTTCCCCCACCACCTGGGCCGCCAAGACCTGGAATGCCTGGACCTCCTCCCCCTGGACAACAACCACCAAGGCCTGGAATGCCACCGCCTCCTCCTGGTGGACAGATTCCTATGTTTGGTCCTCCTAGGCCTGGAATGCCTCCTCCGCCAAATGCTCCACAGAATCAGCAGTAGTAGCGGGTTTAGCTTTTCTCCTGGTGAGCCCTCTTGTGTCCTCTGTGATGGAACGAACAATTTCATAACTGGTTTATTATTGCTAATTGGGTTTTTACTAATTTAATCTTCGGGCTGGATTGTAAGTTAATTATCTGTGAGGATGCAATCAATTGCCTTCGGTGTCAATACATTATCAAAATGAAAGTTTACCTTTTGGAACTATGAATTGGACCAGAAGTTCTTGTGAGTGaggcttatttatttattgcttGTTAGATCATATGAGCCTTGCATATTAAGTTAGTATGATAGTACATGGAATTGCTGTTACATCATGTTTTTTAAGGAGCAAGTCTTTGTGAGACGTCCTCAGACTGACCCGACCCTGTCAAATTTTGACGTAAAATGTCTCCTATGAGcttttttgttattttaggGGTTAATTACATTGACCACCTTTGTGGTTCACGACAATTTCAACCAAACCCAAAtggttttaaaaataacatccATCCCTTAGCATTTTTACTTATTTTACGTTAGATGTTATCCTCtccattaaaaaatttaataaaaaatattttactgtTAAAAGATTTCTATTACATTCCAAAATTTACCATTTTATTAACAAAACCTATTATAACTTGATTAAAACCCCTTTGGTTGTAATTTTTAATGTTTTCATAACTATTTTTTAGAAGTTTTAAtctttatttagattaaatacaaattttattattattatcaaatttgaatgcattttaattaattttatttttgtgatcataatgactaaaattatatataatcaaattaaaataataaaaaaacgattacaatatttatataaaaattaaaatattacatTTAGAGAAATAAAATATACCCTTGTAATTttgactattttcaaatttttttcatatttttactgTTTTTTTATTACATATACCAAAAATCAAAAAATAGGCTAGTCATATTTTCAaccttttattatttttatgaatttttttgagaTATAATAGACATTTCTCATTTTCATTATATTTTATACACTAAGTTAGAGGGAGGCGGTAATTTTTAAAAGTAATTGGATTTTTTGTAATAGTTGGAAACCTCAAGGAGTTCGACGTAATTAACCCTGATTTAGGTTTTATGTACTCCATTAGATGTGCATTCAATTGTACATGTATCTTATATGTTCAATGCTCCCTCTGCCTTGTATTTCTAAACTATCACTTGTCCAGCCATTCCATCCTCCAGATAACAAGAAAATACATAAAAGAGGATGAACCGGATGATTGACCAATTAAGTTTATTGCTTATCTTTGTCAAAGCATTAATTAATCCAAGGTTTTCTCTGTTCCACCAGTATTTGTGAATGTAAACTTTATAAATGAACATGCATTTATGCATTGCTGAATGATTTTTCGTTCTTGTATTGTAAGCTGAAGTATGTGTAGTTATAAAGTAATGCTATACACATAAAGTGATGCTACTTTGGTCCACTTGATTGCAGAGGTGCGGCTaggaatttttattttgatgtgAATTTATTGGTTGCTTTGTCATTCAGGTTGAAACTGGTCTTGGTTGTTTTTGCCATCAAGCTGGCCTTGGTTACTATTTCCGTCTATCTGCATTTTGAATCTCATATTGTCTGAGGTTTGGTGGGTTAAAGTTAGCATGTGAAGAAATTGGATCGGGAAATCTTAGACCTGTTATGGTAGTGATGAGATGTTATTTCTGGTAACTATGCTTCTTTGGAGATGTTTATTTTCATGTAGTGATAGAAATTGAAAGATGCTTTGTCTGAAGGAAAATCTGTCTTGTATGTCTTCCAGATTTGAACATGGATTATGAGTTCAGATTTCTTGTGAAATCTTCTCTTCAAATGCCCCAATTTAGTGCCGTTTGGAAGCCATTTTTTCTTTTCACAAGAATAGGTGTTTTGAGAGTTTTGGTGAAACAAATATGTTTTTGTTTTGGAGATATGAAATTGGTGCTACGGATGCCAAATTTGATCGGAAATAATTGGGTTGGTTAGTTAGTATATTTGTATCATAATAATAGATAGGATATTCTTGGGAGTCCCCTGTAGAGACATTGTTTTGGGAAACCGAATACAAACATGCATAATGCCACAGTTTGTAGctgcttttaaaaataaaagaatttacACCTTTCTGTTTTTGTTTTTAACATTCTTAACAAAAATACTGTCGTGATTAAATTTGTCCCTACCGAGGCAATTTGAGCTTTTTCCTATGTTCTTACCGACGACGATGATTGATAGGGCCGATGACATTTGGATCCTCGGTGAAAATCTTAATTAAcataaaatcttttataaaaaaTCAATAATTCAATACTCAATTAGAAATATATCAAATGACTTTGACAACTTTCAATTACCATATCATCTTTGGGGTGATTTTCTTTATCAATTTTGGGGGTCTAAGGATAGTTCCGACTGGTTTGAGTCTTTTTCAGGTTATTTCCGACCGGTTCTCTTTGTCAGTCGTCACTACAACTTTTGAGTTTTTTTAAATCGGTGGTCAGATTTCCCAAATCGGAGCTAAAATGACCGAGATCGAAGCTCAAAGCTGCGTATGTAAAAAGGAGCGACTCGTTCGGAGTGAGTTCAACTTAGACTTCGAATTTCTATACAATTTTGGCTTCCATGGAGACTTTAGGTCACAAGGATCCTGGTTACGTggtcaactttttttttttttttttaaatggaaATCGAATTCGAAATCGTACGAAAAGACATTTTGTagcatttttaatattataataataataggtactttttttttaatttttaccaACGAATAATGATTAGCATCaatagaatttaaaatttccACATGTGCTGGCGTAAAAAATTGGTACTTGTTCGACAGAGACCGATTTATTCTATCATACATTGCATACAGTGTCTAATGTCTATGAACCAATTACACATGTTATGAAAAAATGACGTGATTTTTCTTATAGTAATTGGATCGATATGACTAAAATACTTGTTCGACAAAGGCATATAATTTTCTCGGACACGACTAAAATACGTGTCATTATCCAAGTACAATGAAAATCCACACACAAATTACATTGTATAAATGTGCACAAACATATTTGCATAGAAAACAACAGCAGATGTTCACATGGTGGGGGACCTCCACATCGTGTTTCTTTTTCTGCaattatttcatttttatttttataaattttaaatatatatatatatatatatatatatatgtatatatatatatatgtatagatTAATATAGAGTAATTAAATtgcattaatttaaatatttcaaaataaaaaaattcactaTAATTTCGCTTACAAAGGAGTTCCTGACTTCCAACCTTAATTGGTAAAAATCATACCTAGATTTCAATTTATAGATTATTATAGGAGTTATTTATTATACACATATACATTTGGACGTGTTTGTGTTTTCAGGTTGATTAAGAAAGTTACCGTAAATTTTAGAAAGAAAATTGTCAGTTTATCCTTCTTCGACTAATGTtttaatatgataaaaaaaaattatgggaAATACTTATTGTATTTAATGATAAGAGTATATTGTTGAAATAATAGGaaaaaaaacaatattaaatatgaaaattaGTTTGTTTGGAACGAATGAAAaatgaaataatattaaatatgagcaaaaacttgtgttagacggtctcacgtgtcgtattttatgagacggatctcttatttatgtcattcatgaaaaaatattaatttttatactaagagtaatactttttattatgaatatcgataatgttaacacgtctcacagataaagattcgtgagactgtctcacaagaaacctactcatAGATATTTTAGACAACTTTAATATGATATTTCATCTATCAAATAtgataaaattatatatctaATATGCAAATATTATCTCATATATACTCATACGAAGTATCACTTCGCCTAACAAGAAATAGTTGACCCCTCATTTTGGGGAAGACCAAAGGCAAACAAATGAACGGTACGATttttgtctatttatttatttgacaaaaatttgtgtgagacggtctaatgagttgtattttgtgagacgaatctttatttggataatcaatgaaaaagtattactttttatgctaagagtattactttttattgtaaatatgggtagggttgacccgtctcacaaattgtgatctgtgagacggtctcaaatgAACCATACTCTTATTTATTTATGACGTGACAGCAAATATTATGACTAAAAATAACATtagtattattatatttttttaaataaaaaaaataagtcATGTGCCTATCACTTTTGAGTGGTGGGTAAAACGTTGCGTTGGATGGACATGTACGCATGTACGATTTGATATCCAtcgtttgttttatttttttgtgcACATGTTTTTTAAATTGGAAcatatgtttttttttgttcttttaTTAGTTTTAACATAATTGTGTTACGTCACTATAAGGAATATAgtctaaataataatttattattctcGATTTTGTATTTATTATGCTCCACTTTTGTATATATTATTTGTACATATTTATCTTTATTTTCGTTtgtttcaaatataaaattaaatttctaTATTTGAGTaatagtatttttttttaatatagacTAATTCAGTCATCGATCTGATTATGATTTGAACAAACTCTTGAAATTTAGATGACATCAGTATAGTAGAATATGCGATTTCTAAACATCCTTCCAAAAAATTCAATGTGCGATTCAATCCCAGTTCAAATTTGTGTCTATGATATATACAGATTACAAGTGTGCTTCATTTCGATCGGATTTTGATATAAAGATATAGGCATCcatgaaaacaatatttatatAAGAGTAGTATGAAATATCCTATTCAAACATAGATCGGACACATCGTTGTTTGTTGGATTGTATTTATGAGCCACCTACTAATATATTGTAAACTTTACGTTCTAGTTATTCATTTATGAACGTGATAGAAGTATGTCAGATATTCCAAATTGACtggattaaaattttaaaatttgggatctctCAATAGTTGATCTATATCAGTGCAGCCATTTTTGCCGTTAATTCTTTGTTAATCATTGGCAAATAAATTGTGTATATAAACTTAACCTTTATCGATAGATACCGCCTCTTTTTGGAtgcttataaatattttatcgcATAATTAAGTATAATTTTAACATTCGCTCATTTTTATTCATCTTATATTAATATAACTTTAGACGATCATTTgtaaggtaaaaacttgtgtgagacggtctcacgggtcgtatttgtgagacggatctcttttttgggtcacctatgaaaaagtattactttttatgctaagattattactttttattgtgaatatgggtagggttgacccgtctcacagattatgacccgtgagacggtatcacatgagactcactccataTCTAATATACTTTATTTAATTAGGATGATTTTCATAATGTTACATTAATCAGATAATTtacctgatatatatatatatatatatatatatatatatatatatatatatatatatatatatatatatgtataaaatgCTAAATAATTGAAAGAGCAGATTGTTGCCATTATTTAATAATACTTTAATTACATTAAATTTGTAGTATTTGATTTTCGGCAGGGAACCTCGGA
This genomic interval from Primulina eburnea isolate SZY01 chromosome 16, ASM2296580v1, whole genome shotgun sequence contains the following:
- the LOC140817385 gene encoding uncharacterized protein, giving the protein MSMSKSSKMLQYINYRMRVTIQDGRQLVGKFMAFDRHMNLVLGDCEEFRKLPPTKGSKEEREDRRTLGLVLLRGEEVISLMVEGPPPPDESRLKPAGANAVSGPGVGRAAGRGVPTGPLIQAQPGLAGPVRGVGGPAPGMMQPQISRPPQIAVPPMSYPPQPQVVRPPNLPPPGGFSVRPGMPGGPMPPPPQQFRPGGPPGQFAPPPQYGQRPQMMPPPQMMRVPPPPGPPRPGMPGPPPPGQQPPRPGMPPPPPGGQIPMFGPPRPGMPPPPNAPQNQQ